The genome window tgaaactgaatccatcgaagacggagatcctttggctgagaCGTGAGGCATTGGCcgaggatttccagccgcccggtgtggggagGGGCCTATATTGGCACCTGGCCCCACTGTTTgctgacctgggggtccacctggattcgtaaataacaatggagacccaggtggcccatgtaacccgggtcgcgttttcccatcttcatcaggcccgacggctggcccccttcctctcccaagccgatCTAggcactgtggtccatgcaacggtcacctccaggctagactattgcaactcactctatgcgggccttcccgctagcgtctgattcggagactaaaaatggtccagaatgccaCGCTCTTGGCGCGTGtgcttacaggaggtgccattAAGAGAACATATTGCCCTGTgctccgccgcttgcactggtgCAATTGAAtgcgaatcattttcaaggtgttagtATTAACCTTCCAAAGGCCTTGCAGCGACCTGGGACCTCCATTACCTgagggaccgtcttaccccatacgtcccaaatcggtctctgcattcggcagaggccaatttactggtgatccctggcccctcagtgatctggctggcctcccaccgggccagagcctttGGCGTGGCCCCGGCCTGAGCAGgcatgctctcccaccagctgtccgggccctgcgggatctcactgagttccgcagggcctgcaagactgagctgttccgtcgggtctttggggagactagccattGATTAGGGGCCCTTCCGCTCTTTTATGACATctagtggatcctgccgcccctccTTGGGGTTAGAGGGGACTGATAGGAGGTGCCATCTTGTGCTAATGTTAAATTTAATATTAGTGTTAatttgatgctgcattttaatggggaagggtttatttttaatctgattgtgtcttatttatattttgtgcaccgccctgagcccttcgggggagggcggtatataaacccaattaataataataataataataataataataataataataataataataataataatagactcTGTGGTATCTTTTATGTAAGTGGGAATTTCTTGAACAAAGTCTGGCAGAAAAAAGTCCCAAAATGGGGTTATGGGTTCCATAATGGAGCCAATGCCAGAAACAAGAGTGTAGCCAGGGAATGGGTGTGTGGATTCATGAATCTTGGGAAGGCAATAAAAATGGGAACTTTAGGATGCTCCTTTAGTAAGAATTTAGCTGCGTTGTCATTGATGTGACCCATTATATTGCCATCATCCATAACTATTTTTACAGTTCTTTTAATGTGAGAGATGGGGTTATCCTCTAATCTTTGGTAAAAATCAGTGTCAGCCAATTGCTTATGAATTTCCTTGCAATGGTCAGgttctgtaagggtctgttactccagtcatcaaatgagactcaagaagatttcaagagctttattggagccgtgtcagcccaaggctcagatagccgaaactgaagtTTAGCTCTCTGAccttggtatatacctgtaagttacagaaggttcaacccataattcCCCCACCCTTGGATTCCCATTATATCACCATGTGACAGGACAGTGGGAGCAGAGATATTGTTTGGGACAGCAGTTCACTCTCTCATagaaaggcagataaggatgAGCATTCAAGCTCTcttcactagttacatgcaagcagggggaggcctccttagcctcagGTGATGATAATGGCTGAGCCATCTGTGGCCTTGGTTtagaccagggacgtaggtatagattttttatgggggggggttgggagggccacacccccacccgcccctagggcatggccatgcctccccaagccccgcccatggcctagcgcttataaaagcagctctccgaggtcggggatggcagactcccccgccctgccctgccctgccctccccttcccctcccctctgggcagagtcatagaaggaaaatggagcctggtgcaaaatctgagttttgcacgcaCACACctcgggcagccgctgtgatgctggaatccacccccaaacagcatcactttcaatggtgtttaaactagagagcccaaattctacttttaaatccaccttaaagggagaatctggggtccctagttaaacaacattgaaagtgatgctgttttggggtggattatcccccaccatgaaacagcatcactttcagtatgAATCAGCcagtagtggttcagagcaggtctGCATTTCTAATCCACCATGGAGGAACCGAGGTttgttgattccctgctctgccacacttgagctgtggaggagcttatctggggaattcgagATTAACCTGTTGCACTCCACacaccacacgccagctgggtgaccttggagctagatcacagcttttccgaggagctctctcagccccacccacctcacagggtgtttgttgtgaggagtaagggcaaggagattgtaatccactttgagtctcctgcactggagagaaaggggggatataaatcaaactcctcttccttagccttctaaactgagggacctcagattctccctttaaatcccatgccgaagggggtggatttaaaaggagaatctggggaaatttggggggtgcctgctgtcaggggtgcaattgttaagctagaagcaccaaactttcagggtatctttaagagtctctcctgatgatacctgccaggtttggtgaagtttggttcagggggtccaaagttatggaccctcaaaggtgtagcccccatcttctattagctccaattggaaacaatggaggataggggcaccccctttgggagtccataactttggaccccctgaaccaaacctcaccaaacccaggtagcatcatcaggagagtcccccaaacaatcccggaaagtttggtgctgctagcccaaacagtgcgccccctgcaggccaaaaaccgaaaaagcactaaaatgttttaaaaacccacaaacggaggggcggagcttcggacatgaatggggggggttcaaacccgagaacccccccttacctacgtccatggtgtAGACGTGCGAGATGCCAGGCCAAGAATGCCACAAAGGATGCAAATCACTTGTGATTAGAGTGATGTTTTCTAAAAGGTTAAGTGGTGTTACAAGCAAGGTGATTATACCTATTAAAAAGCTTGGATTGAAAAGTTGTATTGTTCCCAGTGCCAAGCCCTTCTGTTCCCTGAGCGTCATCTAGGGAAATACAGACCATGTGAGAATAGTGCTTTAGTTAACTGGTCTCAGGTGGACCCAATGGTACAGGTTGCTGTCTCCTGGGTCCACCTCCCAACCTACTGAAAAAGTGTCAAGTTGATGCAACCAGAATTGTCTTCTACACAAGCAGATATGTGTCTATGCTTCTGACTACCAAGTAGGACTACCTGCCATTTAGTAAGGTCAGGGAAAGAAGGGACAATTTCCTTCTGTTAGACTCATGAGTGCAGGGTCCACTGATGGGTAATTTTGACCTCAAAGCCCAAATCCTTGTGATGGATGAGATACACACTACCTTTGTGATGTGCCCCGTTTTACCCTGCCTGTAATCCTATGCATTCTTACTGAGGGCGAACCCCACTGAATGCAACAGGGTTTAAACCCACTCAATGCAATAGGAATCTGAAGAGCAACTgccttattagaagaagaagaagaagaagaagaagaagaagaagaagaagaagaagaagaagaagaagaagaagaagaagaagaagaagaagaagaagaagaagaagaagaggaggaggaggaggaggaggaggaggaggaggaggaggaggaggaggaggagtttggatgtaggagactcctgtaggagactcaaaggggcttacaatctccttgcccttcccccctcacaacaaacaccccgtgaggtgggtggggctgagagagctccaaaaagctgtgactagcccaaggtcacccagctggcgtgtgtgggagtgcacaggctaatctgaattccccagatcagcctccacagctcaagcggcagagtggggaatcaaatccagttcctccagattagaatgcacctgctcttaaccactacgccactgctgctcctttatcaTTCCCTTTTTAATTTCCCTTTATAATTTCCCTTTATAATTCTGGCACTGATGTTTAGTGGTGGAATCCAGCATCGGtgtttccctgcagctgctgctgctgctatggcCCGTTTATCTCAGTGCATTTGTTAATCTCCAATCATCGTATGGAACAGAACTTCTGGAAATCAGGCACGTCTTCCTGCTTCTGCAGCATCAATGATGTCTAACCAGGTAAATGAAGTGCTTTTTTGGTTAAAATAAGTCTTGTATGTATGTTAGTTTGCGTTTGTATACCAAACCTGTATTTAGACAAGGAGAAATCCCTATGCCCGGGATAGTCCCCTTTACCTCCTTTGTCATTTGTATATCGGGGCAACACAGACCATATCTCCAGATTTCCTCTCTCAGTGACATTACCTAGATTTGGGAAAGCATGGGGGTGAAGATACAATCTTGCAGACCCACATAGGCCAGAAACACACTACTATTATAGCAATTCATAATCCTGGTcagtagatgtgtgtgtgtagacacAAAGCAGTTGTGTAGTTATCCTggatgtccttggtggtctcccacccaagtactaatcaCGGCTGACCCCGCTCAGCATCCGTGATTTACTGAGACTGGGCTATGCTGGGCCATGATCTATTCATTCCTGTGAAATCCCAGCTTTGAAAATAATGAATGGACCATAGCAGTCATTTGCAAGTGACAGTCTTCTTTAGGCCAGACATTTCTGCAGAATGGGGCTGCTTCCTACTTTTTACGCATTGATAGTATCACATGTTGTGCTACTGCCTGCGCTGTTCAACAGACTTTGTATGGTGACACCACCTGTCTATTGAATTAATTTATGGTAAACTGGTCtcaattggtttaattgtatttatgatgtttatCAGTTCTATTATTAGTGCACTGtatggatttttattggtattaaAATGCTATGTCTGTGTTTCTAcgtttatgatgttatgattctatgtttgtttgtttatttatttatttattggatttactagaccgcccactcccaaagggctctgggcggtgtgcaacaAAATACTTCTGTTAAAATACAGATGCGACATTTTAAAAGTGCACAACCAAAAACTTAAGGACAACCATCAGATGTGAACATTCTGTGTCCCAAGAGCAGTAAATAATGCCTATCAGTataaggcagccattctcaaccagggttccctggtaccctggggtgccgtgagcatgtcccaggggtaccgcagcaacactactacccccctcatttttgtggtgtctcccaccggcaccagcaaggacatggagctggcccatggggcagggccagccacaaggtcagcagccaccaccacccccagtgcttcccttcaccctgggaggggaaggtggggggtgtgtggcaagcaggggcaatgggaggggaaggtggagggtggcggcaggggtaccgtgagatatgaagagtgaggtcaagggtaccctgacctcgaaaaggttgggaaacactggtataaGGGATGGCCCTTTGTTAGGGTTTGACCCTATGTTATTGATgcatttattgatggttgttctatGATGTTATGTGTATTGATgctattattatgttgttgtgtactgctctgagcctttcaggggagggctgTATATCAATGAAATGTACCATACAGTACCATCTAATCATGTGTAGATGTAGCCTGTGTGCACAATCTGAACATGCAACCAACTCATTTCCACCCTTCTTCCCACCCATGGCTCTTCAGAGCAATGAAACTTGTTTCTATGGATTCATCCTGCAAGGTCTCTCCAGTGAGCCAGAGAATGAGCATCTGTTCCtccccatcttcttcttcatatatctGATGGTTCTATTAGGCAACCTGCTGATGGTCCTCGTCATCCGCTACAATGCCCGCCTCTACCAGAcccccatgtatttcttccttaGCCATCTCTCATTGACTGATGTGGGTCTTTCCTCCTCTACAGTTCCCAAGATGTTGTATAACCTACTGATGCGCACCAGAAACATATGCTATGGTGGTTGCCTGGCTCAAATGTTCTTCTTTGCGATCTTTGGAATCACTGAAGGTTTTATCCTGTCCACCATGGCCTATGATCGATATGTGGCCATCTGTCACCCATTTCGTTATGCTGTCGTGATGAATCAGAAGACCTGTATTCTTTTAGCTTCTGGCTGCTGGCTTTTGGGTTTTCTCCACTCCCTACTCTACACTGTGATGATGTCTCGTCTTTCTTTTTGTGCCTCCCGGGAGGTCCCCAACTACTTTTGTGACCTCCACCCCTTAATTAAGCTTTCCTGTTCAGACACCTCAACAATTCAGATGACAACTCTCATTTCAGGGACAATGACCATGGTG of Sphaerodactylus townsendi isolate TG3544 linkage group LG03, MPM_Stown_v2.3, whole genome shotgun sequence contains these proteins:
- the LOC125427973 gene encoding olfactory receptor 1G1-like, encoding MALQSNETCFYGFILQGLSSEPENEHLFLPIFFFIYLMVLLGNLLMVLVIRYNARLYQTPMYFFLSHLSLTDVGLSSSTVPKMLYNLLMRTRNICYGGCLAQMFFFAIFGITEGFILSTMAYDRYVAICHPFRYAVVMNQKTCILLASGCWLLGFLHSLLYTVMMSRLSFCASREVPNYFCDLHPLIKLSCSDTSTIQMTTLISGTMTMVGPFTVTVLSYALIFYRVLKIPSASGKHKAFSTCGAHLTTVVLLFGTVIAVYVRPSSAYSGTKVRVMSVAYTAVTPMLNPFIYSLRNSEIQQALRKCLGGHLKPWN